From one Sparus aurata chromosome 16, fSpaAur1.1, whole genome shotgun sequence genomic stretch:
- the LOC115566075 gene encoding psychosine receptor-like has product MAMENLTLETNQSGCNVAVYPPMRMPLQFFYMAVIITAIPCNIFSLFVACQHISQRNELGVYLFNLALSDLALTVGLSLWLDFLWRQAWVHGQYVCLISVNIIYTNFYTCDAFLCCIALDRYLAVVHPFKYTFLKGKVGIAAMVSIAIWVTVLFFNTRGTVMELGVQNEKLSRCFDVIYPVPQIVTQVSMVRFFVGFVVPFLLVGFSTWRICKVVKSNQATEEQERNRILKLLTVILLCIFLCFGPVNVTMLLHTMVGDCRNAKWLFYMDDVSMAMTSLNCLADPLLYCFITETGKANVNQVVLFFQVKKRGKDEGVV; this is encoded by the coding sequence ATGGCAATGGAAAACTTAACCCTGGAAACCAATCAGTCAGGGTGCAACGTGGCTGTCTACCCACCCATGAGGATGCCGTTGCAGTTTTTCTACATGGCTGTCATCATCACAGCCATCCCGTGCAATATCTTTTCCCTCTTCGTGGCCTGCCAGCACATAAGCCAGAGGAACGAGCTGGGTGTGTATCTATTCAACTTGGCCCTGAGTGACCTGGCCTTAACTGTCGGCCTCTCTCTGTGGCTGGACTTCCTGTGGCGCCAAGCTTGGGTCCATGGACAATATGTTTGTCTGATATCTGTCAACATAATCTACACTAACTTTTACACCTGTGATGCTTTCCTCTGCTGCATCGCTCTTGACCGCTACCTGGCAGTAGTTCATCCATTTAAGTACACTTTCTTGAAGGGAAAAGTTGGCATCGCAGCAATGGTCAGCATTGCCATTTGGGTTACTGTGTTATTTTTCAACACCAGGGGCACAGTGATGGAGTTGGGAGTGCAAAATGAGAAGTTATCAAGGTGTTTCGATGTCATCTACCCTGTACCACAGATCGTGACTCAAGTTAGTATGGTGCGCTTCTTCGTGGGCTTTGTTGTTCCCTTTCTCCTGGTGGGGTTTTCCACCTGGAGGATCTGCAAGGTGGTGAAGTCCAACCAGGCCACAGAGGAACAGGAACGCAACCGGATTTTGAAGCTGCTGACAGTCATTTTGCTTTGCATTTTTCTCTGCTTTGGGCCAGTCAATGTCACAATGCTTCTCCACACAATGGTAGGGGATTGTAGGAATGCCAAATGGCTCTTCTATATGGATGATGTATCCATGGCTATGACAAGCCTCAACTGCCTTGCGGACCCTCTCCTTTACTGCTTCATTACTGAAACAGGGAAGGCAAACGTTAACCAGGTTGTTCTCTTCTTCCAGGTAAAGAAAAGAGGCAAGGATGAAGGTGTGGTGTAA
- the LOC115597295 gene encoding psychosine receptor-like, which translates to MAVENLTLETNQSWCNVAVYPPMRMPLQFFYMAVIITAIPCNIFSLFVACQHIRQKNELGVYLFNLALSDLALTVGLSLWLDFLWRQAWVHGQYVCLISVNILYTNFYTCDAFLCCIALDRYLAVVHPFKYTFLRGKVGIAAMVSIAIWVTVLIFNTITVTLEGVHYEKLSRCFDIIYPAPQIVTRVSMVRFFVGFVVPFLLVGFSTWRICKVVKSNQATEEQERNRILKLLTVILLCIFLCFGPVNVTMLLHTVVGDCRNAKWLYYMDDVSMAMTSLNCLADPLLYCFITETGKANVNQVVLFFQVKKRGKDEGVV; encoded by the coding sequence ATGGCAGTGGAAAACCTAACCCTGGAAACCAATCAGTCATGGTGCAACGTGGCTGTCTACCCACCCATGAGGATGCCGTTGCAGTTTTTCTACATGGCTGTCATCATCACAGCCATCCCGTGCAATATCTTCTCCCTCTTCGTGGCCTGCCAGCACATAAGACAGAAGAACGAGCTCGGTGTGTATCTATTCAACTTGGCCCTGAGTGACCTGGCCTTAACTGTCGGCCTCTCTCTGTGGCTGGACTTCCTGTGGCGCCAAGCTTGGGTCCATGGACAATACGTTTGTCTGATATCTGTCAACATCCTCTACACTAACTTTTACACCTGTGATGCTTTCCTCTGCTGCATCGCTCTTGACCGCTACCTGGCAGTAGTTCATCCATTTAAGTACACTTTCTTGAGGGGAAAAGTTGGCATCGCAGCAATGGTCAGCATTGCCATTTGGGTTACTGTGTTGATTTTCAACACCATCACTGTGACCTTGGAGGGAGTGCACTATGAGAAGTTATCAAGGTGTTTCGATATCATCTACCCTGCACCACAGATCGTGACTCGAGTTAGTATGGTGCGCTTCTTCGTGGGCTTCGTTGTTCCATTTCTCCTGGTGGGGTTTTCCACCTGGAGGATCTGCAAGGTGGTGAAGTCCAACCAGGCCACAGAGGAACAGGAACGCAACCGGATTTTGAAGCTGCTGACAGTCATTTTGCTTTGCATTTTTCTCTGCTTTGGGCCAGTCAATGTCACAATGCTTCTCCACACAGTGGTAGGGGATTGTAGGAATGCCAAATGGCTCTACTATATGGATGATGTATCCATGGCTATGACAAGCCTCAACTGCCTTGCAGACCCTCTCCTTTACTGCTTCATTACTGAAACAGGGAAGGCAAACGTTAACCAGGTTGTTCTCTTCTTCCAGGTAAAGAAAAGAGGCAAGGATGAAGGTGTGGTGTAA
- the LOC115566076 gene encoding ovarian cancer G-protein coupled receptor 1-like yields MEAALNQTNNCNVESSVEKRMYPAVYSLFFIVGFPANCLSLYVAWMLMRKGNNTAVYLVNLSISDLLYTITLPVWIQLARDEHVGSSLCSLVAVIMYNSFYVGSGLLCCISVDRYLAVVYPLHFHWVREVKTAAAVSAAVWILEIAIHGILLGHTGALQDFSARNLCEECFPMTHEDANLTLTRVTLGFLVPIFIMTFCFQQIMQSLRQSPSILQAERRKVGLLLFFLLLTYIVAFVPYQLVQLLRAILEPGASVWAIRLKDPYLAFNGQNLEWNYNGINRK; encoded by the exons ATGGAGGCAGCTCTGAACCAGACTAACAACTGCAACGTGGAGTCTTCGGTGGAAAAGCGCATGTATCCTGCtgtttattctcttttttttattgtgggCTTTCCGGCTAACTGCCTGTCTTTGTATGTCGCCTGGATGCTGATGAGGAAAGGAAACAACACGGCGGTCTACCTCGTCAACTTGTCCATCTCTGACCTGCTCTACACCATCACTCTGcctgtgtggatccagctggcCCGGGACGAGCATGTGGGCAGCAGTCTCTGCAGTTTAGTGGCTGTGATCATGTACAACAGCTTTTACGTCGGCTCTGGCCTCCTTTGCTGCATCTCCGTTGATCGCTACCTGGCTGTGGTCTATCCTCTCCACTTTCATTGGGTCAGAGAGGTGaagactgcagcagctgtgagtGCTGCTGTTTGGATTCTGGAGATTGCCATCCATGGTATCTTGCTTGGCCACACGGGGGCACTGCAAGATTTCTCCGCGAGAAACTTGTGTGAGGAGTGCTTTCCCATGACGCATGAAGATGCCAATCTCACCCTTACACGAGTCACCCTGGGTTTCTTGGTCCCCATCTTCATCATGACCTTTTGTTTTCAGCAGATCATGCAGTCGCTCCGACAGAGCCCCTCCATCCTGCAGGCGGAGCGCAGGAAAGTGGgactgctgttgtttttccttcttctcaCCTACATAGTCGCCTTTGTGCCCTACCAGTTAGTACAGCTGCTCAGGGCCATCCTGGAGCCCGGGGCCAGCGTCTGGGCCATAAGGCTCAAAGATCCATACCTG GCATTTAACGGGCAGAATTTGGAGTGGAACTACAACGGGATAAACCGTAAGTAG
- the LOC115597287 gene encoding B2 bradykinin receptor-like isoform X2 → MKEEQRVIRCRMMGICQSEERMSDLSTRMMRCRMSGICQSGERMSDLSTSVHATISTMATGEGLNSTNGSGCPTETAAWIVSVVPVCILVFTALGIVFNVFVLMVFFLHKKACTVPEIYLSNMAAADLVLLACLPFWAVNLSKKYNWIFGRVLCRLVNLGINMNVFCSIYFIVLVSIDRYVALVHTMSHNRMRRPKYARLGCVMVWGFGLLMGVPTLVYREVKTICNHTECILEYSLSEHLLFQGLQIAFSFIIPIFIISFCTFKILKALKNRLMEGSNSQNVEHKATTLVLAVLLAFVICWLPFHVFRIVELLKYSGMSKASATVVDTCIQIFVYLAYFNSVLNPLLYVIVGKNFRKKALEVFSQQGPVSSFNTASTRTSLSRSFKLVNFSS, encoded by the exons ATGAAGGAGGAACAAAG AGTCATACGATGCAGAATGATGGGTATATGTCAATCTGAAGAAAGAATGTCTGATCTGTCAACAAG AATGATGCGATGCAGAATGTCGGGTATATGtcaatctggagaaagaatgtCTGATCTGTCAACAAG TGTCCACGCTACCATCAGCACTATGGCAACAGGTGAAGGCCTAAACAGTACAAATGGATCTGGCTGTCCAACTGAAACTGCAGCTTGGATTGTCAGTGTGGTGCCGGTGTGTATCCTGGTCTTCACTGCGCTGGGGATCGTGTTTAATGTGTTCGTCCTGATGGTTTTCTTCCTCCACAAGAAGGCCTGCACCGTTCCCGAGATCTACTTGagcaacatggctgctgctgacCTCGTCCTATTGGCTTGTTTGCCCTTCTGGGCTGTCAACTTGTCCAAAAAATATAACTGGATTTTTGGTCGGGTCCTGTGCCGATTGGTCAACCTGGGCATTAACATGAACGTCTTCTGCAGCATCTACTTCATAGTCCTAGTTAGCATAGATCGCTATGTGGCACTGGTGCATACGATGTCCCATAACAGAATGCGTAGGCCAAAATATGCCAGACTGGGctgtgtgatggtgtggggTTTCGGCTTGCTCATGGGTGTCCCCACACTCGTTTACAGGGAAGTGAAAACTATATGTAATCATACTGAATGCATTCTTGAGTATTCACTTAGCGAGCATTTGCTGTTTCAGGGGTTGCAGATTGCGTTCAGCTTCATCATCCccattttcattatttccttCTGCACTTTCAAGATACTTAAAGCTCTGAAAAACCGGTTAATGGAGGGGTCAAACAGCCAGAATGTTGAACACAAGGCCACCACTCTGGTGCTTGCGGTTCTCCTGGCTTTCGTGATTTGCTGGTTGCCATTTCACGTGTTTAGGATAGTAGAATTGCTGAAATATTCTGGAATGTCGAAGGCAAGCGCGACGGTGGTGGACACCTGCATCCAAATCTTCGTCTACTTAGCCTACTTCAACAGTGTTCTCAACCCCCTCCTCTATGTCATTGTGGGGAAGAACTTCCGGAAAAAAGCTCTGGAAGTCTTCAGTCAGCAGGGACCTGTGTCGTCTTTCAACACAGCCTCCACACGTACAAGCCTGTCGAGAAGCTTTAAACTGGTGAATTTCTCAAGCTGA
- the LOC115597287 gene encoding B2 bradykinin receptor-like isoform X1, with translation MQLNAWLRVIRCRMMGICQSEERMSDLSTRMMRCRMSGICQSGERMSDLSTSVHATISTMATGEGLNSTNGSGCPTETAAWIVSVVPVCILVFTALGIVFNVFVLMVFFLHKKACTVPEIYLSNMAAADLVLLACLPFWAVNLSKKYNWIFGRVLCRLVNLGINMNVFCSIYFIVLVSIDRYVALVHTMSHNRMRRPKYARLGCVMVWGFGLLMGVPTLVYREVKTICNHTECILEYSLSEHLLFQGLQIAFSFIIPIFIISFCTFKILKALKNRLMEGSNSQNVEHKATTLVLAVLLAFVICWLPFHVFRIVELLKYSGMSKASATVVDTCIQIFVYLAYFNSVLNPLLYVIVGKNFRKKALEVFSQQGPVSSFNTASTRTSLSRSFKLVNFSS, from the exons ATGCAACTGAATGCATGGCTCAGAGTCATACGATGCAGAATGATGGGTATATGTCAATCTGAAGAAAGAATGTCTGATCTGTCAACAAG AATGATGCGATGCAGAATGTCGGGTATATGtcaatctggagaaagaatgtCTGATCTGTCAACAAG TGTCCACGCTACCATCAGCACTATGGCAACAGGTGAAGGCCTAAACAGTACAAATGGATCTGGCTGTCCAACTGAAACTGCAGCTTGGATTGTCAGTGTGGTGCCGGTGTGTATCCTGGTCTTCACTGCGCTGGGGATCGTGTTTAATGTGTTCGTCCTGATGGTTTTCTTCCTCCACAAGAAGGCCTGCACCGTTCCCGAGATCTACTTGagcaacatggctgctgctgacCTCGTCCTATTGGCTTGTTTGCCCTTCTGGGCTGTCAACTTGTCCAAAAAATATAACTGGATTTTTGGTCGGGTCCTGTGCCGATTGGTCAACCTGGGCATTAACATGAACGTCTTCTGCAGCATCTACTTCATAGTCCTAGTTAGCATAGATCGCTATGTGGCACTGGTGCATACGATGTCCCATAACAGAATGCGTAGGCCAAAATATGCCAGACTGGGctgtgtgatggtgtggggTTTCGGCTTGCTCATGGGTGTCCCCACACTCGTTTACAGGGAAGTGAAAACTATATGTAATCATACTGAATGCATTCTTGAGTATTCACTTAGCGAGCATTTGCTGTTTCAGGGGTTGCAGATTGCGTTCAGCTTCATCATCCccattttcattatttccttCTGCACTTTCAAGATACTTAAAGCTCTGAAAAACCGGTTAATGGAGGGGTCAAACAGCCAGAATGTTGAACACAAGGCCACCACTCTGGTGCTTGCGGTTCTCCTGGCTTTCGTGATTTGCTGGTTGCCATTTCACGTGTTTAGGATAGTAGAATTGCTGAAATATTCTGGAATGTCGAAGGCAAGCGCGACGGTGGTGGACACCTGCATCCAAATCTTCGTCTACTTAGCCTACTTCAACAGTGTTCTCAACCCCCTCCTCTATGTCATTGTGGGGAAGAACTTCCGGAAAAAAGCTCTGGAAGTCTTCAGTCAGCAGGGACCTGTGTCGTCTTTCAACACAGCCTCCACACGTACAAGCCTGTCGAGAAGCTTTAAACTGGTGAATTTCTCAAGCTGA
- the LOC115597287 gene encoding B2 bradykinin receptor-like isoform X3 — MQLNAWLRVIRCRMMGICQSEERMSDLSTSVHATISTMATGEGLNSTNGSGCPTETAAWIVSVVPVCILVFTALGIVFNVFVLMVFFLHKKACTVPEIYLSNMAAADLVLLACLPFWAVNLSKKYNWIFGRVLCRLVNLGINMNVFCSIYFIVLVSIDRYVALVHTMSHNRMRRPKYARLGCVMVWGFGLLMGVPTLVYREVKTICNHTECILEYSLSEHLLFQGLQIAFSFIIPIFIISFCTFKILKALKNRLMEGSNSQNVEHKATTLVLAVLLAFVICWLPFHVFRIVELLKYSGMSKASATVVDTCIQIFVYLAYFNSVLNPLLYVIVGKNFRKKALEVFSQQGPVSSFNTASTRTSLSRSFKLVNFSS; from the exons ATGCAACTGAATGCATGGCTCAGAGTCATACGATGCAGAATGATGGGTATATGTCAATCTGAAGAAAGAATGTCTGATCTGTCAACAAG TGTCCACGCTACCATCAGCACTATGGCAACAGGTGAAGGCCTAAACAGTACAAATGGATCTGGCTGTCCAACTGAAACTGCAGCTTGGATTGTCAGTGTGGTGCCGGTGTGTATCCTGGTCTTCACTGCGCTGGGGATCGTGTTTAATGTGTTCGTCCTGATGGTTTTCTTCCTCCACAAGAAGGCCTGCACCGTTCCCGAGATCTACTTGagcaacatggctgctgctgacCTCGTCCTATTGGCTTGTTTGCCCTTCTGGGCTGTCAACTTGTCCAAAAAATATAACTGGATTTTTGGTCGGGTCCTGTGCCGATTGGTCAACCTGGGCATTAACATGAACGTCTTCTGCAGCATCTACTTCATAGTCCTAGTTAGCATAGATCGCTATGTGGCACTGGTGCATACGATGTCCCATAACAGAATGCGTAGGCCAAAATATGCCAGACTGGGctgtgtgatggtgtggggTTTCGGCTTGCTCATGGGTGTCCCCACACTCGTTTACAGGGAAGTGAAAACTATATGTAATCATACTGAATGCATTCTTGAGTATTCACTTAGCGAGCATTTGCTGTTTCAGGGGTTGCAGATTGCGTTCAGCTTCATCATCCccattttcattatttccttCTGCACTTTCAAGATACTTAAAGCTCTGAAAAACCGGTTAATGGAGGGGTCAAACAGCCAGAATGTTGAACACAAGGCCACCACTCTGGTGCTTGCGGTTCTCCTGGCTTTCGTGATTTGCTGGTTGCCATTTCACGTGTTTAGGATAGTAGAATTGCTGAAATATTCTGGAATGTCGAAGGCAAGCGCGACGGTGGTGGACACCTGCATCCAAATCTTCGTCTACTTAGCCTACTTCAACAGTGTTCTCAACCCCCTCCTCTATGTCATTGTGGGGAAGAACTTCCGGAAAAAAGCTCTGGAAGTCTTCAGTCAGCAGGGACCTGTGTCGTCTTTCAACACAGCCTCCACACGTACAAGCCTGTCGAGAAGCTTTAAACTGGTGAATTTCTCAAGCTGA
- the LOC115597287 gene encoding B2 bradykinin receptor-like isoform X4, producing the protein MATGEGLNSTNGSGCPTETAAWIVSVVPVCILVFTALGIVFNVFVLMVFFLHKKACTVPEIYLSNMAAADLVLLACLPFWAVNLSKKYNWIFGRVLCRLVNLGINMNVFCSIYFIVLVSIDRYVALVHTMSHNRMRRPKYARLGCVMVWGFGLLMGVPTLVYREVKTICNHTECILEYSLSEHLLFQGLQIAFSFIIPIFIISFCTFKILKALKNRLMEGSNSQNVEHKATTLVLAVLLAFVICWLPFHVFRIVELLKYSGMSKASATVVDTCIQIFVYLAYFNSVLNPLLYVIVGKNFRKKALEVFSQQGPVSSFNTASTRTSLSRSFKLVNFSS; encoded by the coding sequence ATGGCAACAGGTGAAGGCCTAAACAGTACAAATGGATCTGGCTGTCCAACTGAAACTGCAGCTTGGATTGTCAGTGTGGTGCCGGTGTGTATCCTGGTCTTCACTGCGCTGGGGATCGTGTTTAATGTGTTCGTCCTGATGGTTTTCTTCCTCCACAAGAAGGCCTGCACCGTTCCCGAGATCTACTTGagcaacatggctgctgctgacCTCGTCCTATTGGCTTGTTTGCCCTTCTGGGCTGTCAACTTGTCCAAAAAATATAACTGGATTTTTGGTCGGGTCCTGTGCCGATTGGTCAACCTGGGCATTAACATGAACGTCTTCTGCAGCATCTACTTCATAGTCCTAGTTAGCATAGATCGCTATGTGGCACTGGTGCATACGATGTCCCATAACAGAATGCGTAGGCCAAAATATGCCAGACTGGGctgtgtgatggtgtggggTTTCGGCTTGCTCATGGGTGTCCCCACACTCGTTTACAGGGAAGTGAAAACTATATGTAATCATACTGAATGCATTCTTGAGTATTCACTTAGCGAGCATTTGCTGTTTCAGGGGTTGCAGATTGCGTTCAGCTTCATCATCCccattttcattatttccttCTGCACTTTCAAGATACTTAAAGCTCTGAAAAACCGGTTAATGGAGGGGTCAAACAGCCAGAATGTTGAACACAAGGCCACCACTCTGGTGCTTGCGGTTCTCCTGGCTTTCGTGATTTGCTGGTTGCCATTTCACGTGTTTAGGATAGTAGAATTGCTGAAATATTCTGGAATGTCGAAGGCAAGCGCGACGGTGGTGGACACCTGCATCCAAATCTTCGTCTACTTAGCCTACTTCAACAGTGTTCTCAACCCCCTCCTCTATGTCATTGTGGGGAAGAACTTCCGGAAAAAAGCTCTGGAAGTCTTCAGTCAGCAGGGACCTGTGTCGTCTTTCAACACAGCCTCCACACGTACAAGCCTGTCGAGAAGCTTTAAACTGGTGAATTTCTCAAGCTGA